In a single window of the Populus alba chromosome 16, ASM523922v2, whole genome shotgun sequence genome:
- the LOC118035946 gene encoding probable LRR receptor-like serine/threonine-protein kinase At1g53440, translating into MAKPMEVLNGQVMLISRLFLLNFLLLWQPGTGTTFDDSIDEVKRNGTLPVDEVLALRLLSQTLRSSSTQLSLSSSPQLSLSYPICSDNQDAEIRCGSSYNTENGSFRSVTEINLPGKNLDGYIDNSIGRFQNLERLNLGYNQLSRGIPSTLGQLQHLKYLDLSNNSLTGSIPSSLTKLQNLKYLDLSSNDLDGTIPSNLTGLQSLRLLYLSGNKLTGPIPDSIRYCKNLTAIFANRNFLNGTINENLGTLSSLKYLGLYYNSLSGRIPKDLGKLSALQYLALDGNDLHGELPKELGKLTNLRLLYLTANNFTGTIPTTYENLTNLEVFAVSGNYLSGPIPDFIGKWANLTDLVLIGNNFSGNLPAEAFSLTKLEELWVSDVNNPGISFPKEVIPEANSLFSVVLRNCKINGSIPEYIGKWPQLSYLDLSFNNLTGSIPETFQNLKKLFLTRNMLTGLPSWITNPKKSNISRTTVDLSYNNFNVSCKTITCFGLQNVTINPTRSFIDEMKSKKCRRKHNSLFINSGGEDVYYGKDHYHNDTSISSFNLSPSDDWAYSYAGDYLTTNFNASASVINSTCEITSAKANIDNNFRLAPVSLTYYGLCLRKGEYIVTLYFAEALYSKREDYSTSGKRVFDIYIQGMIAKKDVNIKEIYGKEHEGKQLDFPVKINHGSLEIQLFWAGKGSLYRPARNGPLISAVSITRVPRKLHGWEIALIIGCCILFLLLLLAFMWRMGWIGDRELRETKVVIGERTFTLKQIIRATKKFSPKMQLGRGRSGIVYRAELPDLTVAVKKLFTHSKAVDEIESEVYAKKALDLKHENLVNLIASYSRRHLILLIYEYMEHGSLGQVLFGSNPTVQIDWQKRFIICRGIAKGLKYLHERNPPIIHRNIKANNILLDASCNPKISDFGLAKLYEEENPYIAIGAGGDLLYMSPEYATRRAMTVKVDVYSFGILLLEIVSGRNNADYRANQETVFLLDTAGNLNARGRLGDLVDPSLRTYDWDQAKIVLNLAMLCTDQSPSLRPTMSQVVAVLEGEKTLEDLSREIAPST; encoded by the exons ATGGCGAAACCAATGGAGGTTCTGAACGGTCAAGTAATGCTCATCAGCAGACTTTTTCTCCtcaactttcttcttctctggcAACCTGGCACTGGGACTACTTTTGATGATAGCATCGATGAAGTCAAGCGCAATGGAACACTTCCAGTTGATGAAG TACTTGCTCTTCGACTCCTTTCACAGACTTTGCGGTCATCTTCCACACAGTTATCGCTGTCATCGTCCCCACAGTTATCGCTGTCGTATCCTATTTGTTCTGACAACCAGGATGCCGAGATCAGATGTGGTTCCTCTTACAACACCGAAAATGGATCGTTTCGTTCGGTCACTGAAAT AAACTTGCCAGGAAAAAACTTGGATGGATATATTGACAATTCAATAGGTCGCTTCCAAAACTTGGAAAGACT TAATCTTGGCTATAATCAGCTTTCTCGTGGGATTCCTTCAACGCTGGGGCAATTACAGCATCTCAAGTATTT GGACCTTTCAAACAATTCGTTGACCGGTTCTATACCTTCAAGCCTGACAAAGTTGCAGAATCTGAAATATCT GGATCTTTCCAGCAACGATCTTGATGGCACCATCCCTTCGAATCTGACGGGTCTACAATCGCTTCGTCTATT GTATCTTTCCGGGAATAAATTGACTGGGCCAATACCAGACAGCATACGATATTGTAAAAACTTGACAGCGAT CTTTGCCAACCGCAACTTCCTCAATGGTACTATAAACGAAAATTTGGGCACACTCTCTTCACTTAAATATCT GGGTCTTTATTATAACTCGTTGTCAGGCCGTATTCCAAAAGACTTAGGAAAACTGTCTGCGCTCCAGTATTT GGCCCTGGATGGCAATGATCTTCATGGTGAACTTCCGAAGGAGCTTGGAAAGTTAACCAACCTTCGATTACT ATACTTGACAGCGAATAATTTTACTGGGACAATTCCTACGACATATGAGAATCTGACCAATCTTGAAGTGTT TGCGGTAAGTGGAAACTATTTGTCTGGTCCGATACCTGATTTTATTGGAAAATGGGCGAACCTCACCGAtct GGTCCTGAtaggaaataatttttcaggGAATCTGCCAGCAGAAGCTTTTAGTCTGACAAAATTAGAGGAGTT GTGGGTGAGTGATGTAAACAATCCCGGAATATCTTTCCCTAAAGAAGTCATACCGGAGGCCAATTCTCTGTTTTCTGT GGTTCTGAGAAATTGCAAAATCAATGGTTCAATACCCGAATACATTGGCAAGTGGCCTCAGTTATCATATCT TGAtttgagcttcaacaacttaaCTGGTAGCATTCCAGAAACATTTCAGAATCTGAAAAAGTT ATTTTTAACAAGAAACATGCTTACTGGGCTTCCTTCATGGATCACTAATCCGAAGAAATCGAATATCAGTCGGACTACAGT CGATCTTTCTTACAATAACTTCAACGTGTCATGTAAAACTATAACATGCTTCGGACTGCAAAATGTAACCAT TAACCCGACAAG GTCTTTCATAGATGAGATGAAGAGCAAAAAATGTCGTCGAAAGC ATAATTCCCTGTTTATAAATAGTGGTGGTGAGGATGTATATTACGGAAAGGATCATTATCATAACGATACCTCCATATCAAGTTTTAATCTTAGTCCGTCTGATGATTGGGCTTATAGCTATGCTGGGGACTACCTCACGACAAACTTCAATGCCAGTGCTTCAGTAATAAACTCGACATGTGAAATTACTAGCGCTAAGGCAAACATAGATAACAATTTTCGCCTTGCTCCCGTCTCTCTAACGTATTATGGCCTCTGCTTGCGTAAAGGCGAGTACATTGTGACACTTTATTTTGCTGAAGCATTATATTCTAAGAGGGAAGATTACAGCACATCAGGAAAACGAgtgtttgatatatatattcag GGAATGATTGCAAAGAAAGATGTCAACATAAAGGAAATCTATGGGAAAGAACATGAAGGAAAACAGCTAGATTTCCCggttaaaataaatcatggttCGTTAGAGATCCAGCTCTTCTGGGCTGGCAAAGGATCTCTATACAGACCAGCTCGCAACGGACCTCTCATATCAGCCGTTTCCATCACTCGTG TTCCAAGAAAACTGCATGGTTGGGAAATTGCGTTGATTATAGGATGCTGTATTTTGTttctgctgctgttgctggCCTTCATGTGGAGAATGGGCTGGATAGGTGACAGAGAATTGCGAG AAACCAAAGTGGTGATTGGAGAAAGAACTTTCACCCTTAAACAGATCATTCgtgcaacaaaaaaatttagccCCAAGATGCAGCTTGGTCGCGGACGTTCAGGGATAGTATACAgg GCTGAATTACCAGATCTGACTGTGGCAGTGAAGAAGCTATTCACTCATTCAAAAGCAGTAGATGAAATAGAAAGTGAAGTTTATGCCAAGAAGGCCTTGGACTTGAAACATGAAAACCTTGTTAATTTGATTGCTAGTTATTCCAGAAGGCACCTAATTTTGCTCATCTACGAATATATGGAACATGGCTCACTTGGACAAGTTTTATTTG GTTCAAATCCCACTGTGCAAATTGATTGGCAGAAAAGATTTATAATCTGCAGGGGAATAGCGAAGGGTTTGAAGTATCTTCACGAAAGGAATCCACCAATAATTCACAGAAACATAAAAGCCAATAATATTCTGCTTGATGCAAGTTGTAATCCGAAAATATCAGATTTTGGATTGGCAAAGCTTTATGAAGAGGAGAATCCATATATTGCGATTGGAGCAGGAGGAGATCT TCTATACATGTCACCAGAGTATGCAACCCGGAGAGCCATGACCGTGAAAGTCGACGTCTACAGTTTTGGGATCCTTCTCCTTGAAATCGTTAGTGGGAGAAATAATGctgactatagagcaaaccaagaAACTGTTTTTCTTCTAGATACG GCTGGTAATTTAAATGCGCGGGGAAGGCTAGGAGACTTAGTTGACCCAAGCTTGCGCACTTATGACTGGGACCAAGCGAAAATTGTCCTGAACTTGGCAATGCTGTGCACCGATCAATCACCTTCTCTCAGGCCTACAATGTCTCAAGTAGTGGCTGTACTTGAAGGCGAAAAAACTCTCGAGGATCTCTCTAGAGAGATCGCTCCCTCGACATGA